The Raphanus sativus cultivar WK10039 chromosome 2, ASM80110v3, whole genome shotgun sequence DNA segment TTAAACCGCGGGATAATTTTTCGAaacaatctaaatttatttgatataaatttgtatttttttattgtaactaTATTTGGATGTTATAAATGAAACATTATATTGAGTATTTTAAAATCCGTCCCGACCCGCTGTTAAATCGACAAATTTTATGGTCTCATATATAATCcggtttagtttttaataaaaaaatatttaaagtttctATAAAACCTATAATAACAGCTAATCAGTGCCGGTCCTGAAATATTCATGGTCCAATACGATATACAAAACTGAGGcccatatataatatataaaaaatatgctGATAGAAAACTCAAGtttataataagaaaattacaatgtactcaaaactaaaaaaaaaatcttatcagtttttaaatatagatcTTCTTGCATTTTTTAACTGCAAAATCATCCATCAAACTTTCGTAATTAAGATACTTGATCATATTCTTTTCAATCGATAACATCGCTaaaccatttaattttttttgttgtcgtTATAATTTTTTCCCTTTTTTGCATTTCAATCCACTCATATTTAATAACACAGAATACAAAAGGTTTAATTATCTTTGTATTTTAGTGATGTCCCACAACTTACACATAACAAATTGtcaaattgatatatttttaagtaataaCGATTAAAAAATAGACcctaatttttttacaaaatagtaGGCCCAATACGTACGCATCGTATGTTTTCGTTCAACTCCGGGCCTGCAGCTAATACCCACAATCTGGTTATCGGTTGAACTAATAAATGACCTAATATGCAATCCGGTTtaacttaaattattatagttagattattctaatatatattcatgaatGTTTAGATGAATAATGGATATATAATGAAAGTAATGTTctaattttaatactatttttagtcaaactaaatttTTATCTTGTTGTAAGCGTAATGGATCAATATTTGAGAGGatgcatattaaaaatgaaatatatttgagcATCAACAATTTATATACGTCTATTACAATTTATtgatttatgtttgtaaatataattttcatttatttagtaagtttacttttgttagtcacattttattagatttttttgatgttttgtttatgacttatgttaaatttaaaagttaatttcattaatcgcattaattttaacttatatttgtattatatattaatttttatttatattttcttatatatatataattatattttacaactAATTAAACTATTGACACATACTCTCTTGcatcaatttatgttttaatgtagtgttttatgatataattgtgttaatatatttgttgaattagttaatatttgataaatatattgcaTGTGTTTGAATGACCCGTAAAACTATGTtcgtaaaaatatcaataataatacatatatatatatatctaattttaatactctaaatatatgaattaaattcttatatatttagtgagggttttgaagaaattgtttttttttgcatttggattaatatatagctgtatatatacaaattaataaatatatatcattatttatcacattaataattaaaatataattaatttattattaaatttcgtattaattaaattatattcattagtttaaaaataataaattagttagtTAGCTCCTTAGTTTTAGGCatgatgtatatttaatattaattaagttaaatataactaattcaaagttacaaataattatttttcaaaaataaaaagataagatGATCATGtagattataaatatattaacaaaattagttgatgtgatttaacattatttgattttgttataatttattacaatttatatattactttggtttattttgaataaatttgaTCTTTAGTATtcacattatacatttaaatacacatatattttaagtcttgatatgtttttattttatatcataactcttaacttgtttaaaattgtttaaaaaacttgtttttaatatattctgtatgtggaatgataataaaaaaaaaattaagttaagGGGCTGTTATTGGtttacaattcaaaaagagtTTTGgtgatatttaaatttcttagatattttttaaagagtTTTGTAGATTATTACTGATTCTTTAATTGAAGATAATTATAACTTTTTCAAAGTTTATCTTCAAGTATCACATTAGATTGTAtcgttttgttttataaactcttgttctgaaatgaaaaaaaaaaactgttgttCTGGGATTTTTTATGTTGTTtcaccatctttttttttctgaaaaagatGTTGTTGTTTCACCATcataaatcgataataaattTTTGGATCCCTATAAAGTTATTTTGGTAATTATAAATCTTCTAGATATAAGAACGTGACTGATCAAAAAAGGAGAAcgtgatagaatttgaggtaTGAATTATGAGAGGGAGAGAAACATGTAAAAATGGACACATTGTTGCTAAAGTTTATACGAGAACAGAAGCTTCGTGAGATGTGATGTGTGTTATAGGGTAGTATAGGACTTGGGAGAAAAACGATTCACATCGAAAGATTTGGAAAAAGttgaattataaatattaaattataacaattcagtttaatattaaaatcttTGACAATACATGGTCAATGTGCAATACTTTGATAAATAGATTTTATGAAGAAaaacttgtaaaattcatatactAATAACCACAGATTTTAAGGGATTGGTAAAGtcagtattttcaaaaaaaaatgaataacaCGAGACTTTTATCAATTTTGTAAAATTCTGAATCTAATAACACAAGAGTTTAACATAGTTTTGAAAAGTCCTGATTGAATAACACTAgagtctttaaaaaatataaatttttataactcTTTACAAATACATAATCCAATACCCCCTCCTAAATATTActttcaaatgtttttaaaatataaaacatttcttatataaatatttaatcaaaccgATTTTCTTTTGCACGTATGTAGGAATCGGTTGCATATCGAATAATATCTCGTTATTAATAGATACTTGTTAgattaaaaaacattatatgataataattaatgtatttattttagttggacTATTATAACTTTTTTGTAGTCTAAAACATAGTCGATAAATATtgctcatgttttaatagtattgattttaaaatcaaacaaaaagagaaCGATAacgaaaacaaataaaaagaggaaaaaGTTTACCGGAGTTTGTGGCAGTCCAGTCAGTGTCGTTCTCAAAAGCAGAGATATGAATGTTAAAGTAAGACTGAATCAGTAGAGAGAAACAATAAAGAGTCTTCTTGTCTGATCTTTGAAAGAAGGAAGGTGAGTGCTTTTAAATTTTTGCTGGGCTCTCAGAATCTCTACAGCTAAATTAGTCAATCTGAATCGGTTTCTGCAATGGTAAAGCTCAGcatatgaatatattatattataagtaATAATCCAAATAGAGCAGCATATGAATATTTCACCTGTCGGTTAAAGAAACGGTTGATATTTAGACTTCCACGGTGAGGAAAAGAGTCTCAGTCATAGCATTGGAAGAAGACATTATCCCAGAATATTTCTACGCTTGATTAAGAAGTTGAACAGAGAGTGATTGTGAAGGTTCATCTGACTCACAACCCTCTCCAATTAATAGTTTAACGTGAAGGAAACTGAGAGGTCGACATCGTTATTGGGTTTAATGAGAAAAACATTGATTGCCGAAATTAAGAGAAATACGTTGAATGGAATGGAAGCTTAAGAGTTCACAGGGAAAAACATTGTGTTCCAGGGAAAGATTAACGAAGACGGCGAGGTTGAGAGGTCGAACAAATAACCATGAAACCTCTAAGCTAGTCAAATACAAAACGCAGAGTTTTGTTAAGTAACCAAACTTCCctatataaaataaatcgaACCAACGCCTATATACCAAAATAGACGCCTAAATCATCAAACCAAACGCGTAAAATTAATGAGCAAACCGAACAGAAAAGAAAACGTGGGTCCCATAGTCATTAAAGATAAGCTGACGTGGACATtctcaaaagagagaaaagtcccttctttatagtaatagatatatatatatatatatatatatatgattttaaaatcaaacaaaaagagatatagaatgataacaaaaacaaataaaaagaggaaaaaGTTTGCCAGAGTTTGTGGCAGTCCAGTCAGTGTTGTTCTCAAAAGCAGAGATATGAATGGTAAAGTAAGACTGAAACTGTAGAGAGAAACAATAAAGAGTCTTCTTGATCTGATCTTTGAAAGAAGGAACGTGAgtgcttttaaatttttactGGGCTCTCAGAATCTCTACAGCTAAATTAGTCAATCTGAATCAGTTTCTGCAATGGTAAAGCTCAAGCACGGCGCCCATGAATGTGTGCTGACCTCGCCGGAGATCATAGCCGACGGCATCTGCAACATCTGCTTCAAGGACGAACCGATAGAATTCGCATGTGATCTATGTAACTTCGACCTCTGTAGAGCTTGCTCGAAACTACCACTCAAAGTGTCACATGATTTTCATCCAGACCACCCTCTCGAGTTTTGTCTAGGCAAGAAAGATGGGAACGAGAGATACAATCTCTGCTCCGGGTGTGGTGATTTGTTTTCTGACCAGTCCCTTTATTACAAGTGTAAAGACTGCGAGATCTTCTTGGATCTTGGTTGTGCCATCCTGAACAACATCGTGACGAGTTGGTACGCTGAAGAAAAGCTACACTACAGTCATGCCCACTTGCTTAGGAGGTGTAAACCAGGACCAGACGCTAGAGGCTCCTGCTTGTTGTGTGAGCTTCCTCTTACTCCTTCTGCTATATCTTACGGTTGCTTTCAATGTTACTTGTTTGTTCACGAGCGATGCCTTGATGATCTTCCTCGAGAGATTCAACATCCAGTCCATCAGGCACACCCCCTCACACGCCTTGATTTCACGCATACTTGTGGTGATGGAAAAGTATGTGATGCGTGCGGAGTCCATATCGATGGTGCCCCGCTTAGTTGCCTCAAATGTAATTTTTCATCTTCACATGAGGTGTGCAGATTCCTTGTTGCGAGGTTTGGTCAACAAGTCTCATCACCACAAATTGTTTTATCTAGCTAATAATGCTGAACTAAGATTTAGAAAAGGATGTCGAGTGTGCATGAGGGACGGTCGTGGCGAGGTTGGTGACCACTTTTATAATTGCGTGGAATGTGGTTGGAGGTCTCATTTTAAGTGTCTTGGAATACCCGAGTCCGttttcaagaaatcatatcacaTTCATCCACTTGTGTGTAAAATATTCTCCCCCGACGATGATGACTCATTGGAGTATTGTGGCGTTTGTGAGACAATGGTACACGTAGGACATCATGCCTATTGCTGCCTAGAATGTGGTTTTGTTAGTCACATTGAGTGCATTTTACATgaggtaaataaatataaatatattttttttttctttacagtGGTTGATGGATGGTAACGATAGATGATTAGCTATTTTATGAATCACAGGAAGTGCCTTCCCCGTTGTACTTGAAATATCTGTATTCTCATGGTGAAAAACTAATTACAAAACCACCAGTTGATCACGATGATGAATGTGACACCACTAAGGAATTAGAAAACAAACTCGTGGTACGTATAATGACATTTTATAATACTTTTCCCAACATTGTTTACGcctcaaataatttatttgtctAGTTAGGTAAATGTTTTGTAGGTTACTGATGTTACGCATAATCACGTGCTGAGTTCTCGGTATGTTACGGCGTCTCAGAAAGGATGCTGGATATGTTATAGGTTTATACATGGAAGATTATGGAAATGCGAGACATGTGATTTCAGGGCACATGATAACTGCGTAAAGCTAAGACAACAATCGAGGTATAGATTCCATTTGAATCATCCTTTGACACTTCTACCAAGTTATCCTGAAGGGTCTATTAATATGAGATGTAACACCTGCAAAGAGAAGATAAGTTCTTTCAATCTATTCTGCCGCATGTGTGATTTCGTCATCTGTACCCACTGCGCGGTAAGCGTTGAAATGCGTCTTGGAGAATTACAAAGGGGGCAAAAGTTCATTAGATACGAACAAGGAAAATCATGTTTGAAAGGAGGACATGACTTGGTTCAAGTTATGGTCTCAAGTTCATACATGGTGGCTTGCACTATTTGTGATGACAGGCTGTGTAATGGAAACATAGTGTCATGTCCCGACTGTGAAGAGGTTTATCATTCTCGGTGTGTTGAGCTTTGGAGGCGATACCGGGCACTGGAAAATCATCCACTTCATTATGATCACACTTTATATATGACCAGACGGAAACCTGGATCCAAATGCATTGCCTGCAAACCGGATATTGATATTTCAaagtatgttttcttttgttccacTTGCTCTCTCAGCTTCCATTTTAAATGCATCCAAGCAGTGGGTTTATCAACAACGATAAAGACCCACAAGCACTGTCTCTACAACTTTCAGAGCGATGACTCGTCGTCGTCCCGCCTTTGCACTGTTTGCAATAAACCATGTGGTGCTTCCTACTACGGCTGTAATATTTGTAACATGTGCGCCCATGTAGAATGTATTGGGTATCCAACTTATGTTAAGAACCAACGCCATCAGCATATTGTTCAGCTCAAGAAAATTTATGCCAAGAAAATTTGTTCTATTTGCGGATTAGACACCAAGTTCCCTGATCATAAGTATCAGTACACATGTGATCACTGTAAGGATGCGTTTCACACCAACTGCATATTAATGTCCATGGTAAATTCTGAATTTGTAGACCCAAACCTATATATACTctctgttttatatatatatatatatatatataaagtccatttgatttttttttctgcataATGTCATACAGGTTGAAGGTGAGGCAGCAACAGAAGAGGAACAAATTAGTGATCTCTCGAACATGCTCAAGGATACGGATGGTAAGTCATAGTTTGGTTTTGCTTTTCTATTCTGTGCATTAAGTTCTTTTTCCTCATTCCTCTGATCGTGTTCACAACAGAGAGTGATGAAGAAGACAGTGATTCTTCTTAGTCAGTGATACTGGTATAGAAGCTATGTAAAGCTGCATCAGAAGAGGAACAACTTTAGAAAAAACATATGCCATATATCTTGTACCTTGTCAAAGATGGTGAATACGTTAGTGATGTTTTGCCCCACTCTAAAACTATGTTTATTGTGTTTTGCAATCCGTTTTGTTTGTAACCGTGGTCTGCTGTTGAAATTCAGGTTCAGTTTGGTTTCTCTTCAGTTTGGTTATTTGAGTTCTAAGAAAATGTTAATTGAAgtcaatcaaaattagtttggtttaatttatattCGGTGTGGTCGGTTTGATTTGTGTTTGATTCATTTCAATCATATTGTTTTGTAGTTTGGTTTTCATTCggttaaaacaatttataaagcATAAAACAAATCAGTCATTTGATCACTAAGTTATtaacttcttcattttttatTGTACAAAAAATGTCACAAAAATGTCTAATAGTTTTAGGACATTTTTTCAAACCCAGTACAATGGTTATATTGAGttctttaagttttttaatGAGTGTAGAAAAGTCATGTTTTCATTGTTtgtgttcttttcttttcttatagaagtaaaatatataaacttatgTTTACTTGTTTATGTTGAATGATTAACTATCTTTTGGCTTTCTGTGTCAGAAGAGTATAGATCATAGTTACTTTTATTGCtgtcagaaaaaaaagattaactATCTTAAATCTTAGTGATACTGGTATATTTAGTGCACCTAATATTATGGGTTTATAAATTACAATTAGTTGGGTCAgacttttaaaaaatcattgtacatataaatttacaaaatctgTTGGTTGTAATGAAAAGCATTTGAACTGTCcagaaatttttaatttcaacataaaaatatccatcctttttgaaGAGCAGATCAAAATTTAGATATggtaaagtaaaaaaaaatgcagTGTGTATACAGGGAACCTGAAGCCCATATCTAAAATCCAGCTACAAGATCTCATAGGTACACTGCTAGAACGTCACTTTTTCTCCAAATGAAATTTAGAAATTGATTTGAGCTATATAGTTCTCAAGACCAACCTAGCTCTAGTTACTTAGTACGAAAAAGGATCAAAGTAGGAGTAAGTGTGAGTTTATTGAACTTTCTTGAATTATTATCGTGATAcattgaaaaaaagaagaagaaaaaagaagaagtaacaATCCTCATATATGATCATACTACAGATACAAACTCTACCACCAAACAAAAACCCATACGACATGATAAATCACATCTAGATGGAAATGCTGTTGGGAATACCACGGCCAGTGACTCCATGTGGTGAAGTAGGTATAAGTAGTTCATAAGGAGGCATCCCAGCACCTGTTCTGTTCTTCAGTTTCTTATCTTTGTTCCTCtcattgatcttcttctctATCTCCTCAAGCTCCTCCGTAAACTTGCTAAAATACTTAACCACTGCCTCATCTTGAAACCAACGTCTCTGGTTATCTTTCAGGTCTATCAAGTACTCCTCGTCAGCAGAATGCGTAGAGAGCGTCTCTTGTACTGCCATCACTTTCGTTGCTTGGAGTTGTGTCGGTAAAGAGCTCAGAAAGCTGTATTGAGGGTTTCTCATGAACATTTCGTAGTCTGGATCGTTTTCGTGTGGTATAAGCCTCCTCAACAGCGTAGGACGGTTCGGGACATACCCTCCAAACGGGTACTGCCCGAAGTTAAGTGCTGCGTGCTGTCCTGATGCGATCCATATCATGTTGGTTAGGATTTCGGACAAGTCTTGCGTTGTGTTGAGTTTAGGCCACCAAGGCTCGTCTTTCTTGTCGTAGTGGCCTTTGTTCTTGATCTCATCCCACCAAGCTTGGAGCTCAAAATCAGATGTTATGGCATTAGGATCAGGGTAGAAGTGTTTCACATATGATTCAACTAGGTTCTGGATGGCTTTCCAGATCAAAAGACCATCTGCTGCATAAGGATAGTCTTCGATCACAAGTTTCACACCACACTCCGCTGAAGAATCCTCCTCTGCCATTCCCCTGTATAGATGCGCATTAGAGATAGAGAAACATGTGACAAATCAAAAGagtgtttgtgttttttttttattaaccttCGGACAAGATCAGCAGGAAGTCCTTCCATGTCAAACCGCCACATACTCTTGTATGCTGCAGAGCTTAACTCCATTGCGTATTTTCCAGGAGTGAAGCAACTCTCTATGATTCCTGCTCCATTGATTAAGCTTTTACGTGCACGAGCATTGATTTCTAACGTGTAGCGCATATGAGGATGAAGCAGCTTGTAAACCGGATGCATCGAACTCAATTGCCTGTTAGTAGCAATGATGTAAGGCTCCATGCAAGCGTGAGTCCTTAGCcttaaagtttcaaaaaaaaaaaaaaaaaattaatacaaatcaATGGAGACTACAAATTAAAACATGAGACAAAAGTTCAAGTAGCTTAAGTTACCAGTGGTTAACTAGCTGGTGAACACCAGCATCATTTGAGCAGACATGAGCTTTGGCTAGCTTCCAAATCCAGTGGGTGGTAGCGTCATGTCCGTGAGCATAGACAAACTTGTTCTCGTTCTCTGGCGTGGGAGGCAAGGAGAGCTCTATGGCTAACGGCCTCAGGGCACCTGCCTTTGAGTAGAAGAAAATTGTTCTGGAGGCATATGTCTTTCTTGGATCCTCTTTGATGGAGTTTATCTTGTCTACAAATGGCAGGAGCATGTCATGGTAATCCAGGAGAAACAATCTCTTCTCCTCAAACGCCTATCATCCAAAAATACACTAAACCTTTTTAGTCTTAGGATCAAATAGATGAGAGGATTCTATAAAAATACAATTGTTGTAATAGCACTAAACCTGTTCCAAAGTCATTCCATAGTGTAAAACTTCATGAGCAATCAGTTCTTCTGTGAGAGCAGATTCAGGAGATCCATATATAGCCGGGTCAAGCTTGCTTCGAATTGGCAGCTCCTGTCAATACATACAAGAAGTTTCAAAAACTCTTACATAACAATATTCTTGACATAGAAATGGTAAAATCCACATTCCTTGAGAAGTCTAAAAAACTTTCCTAGAATAGTCTAAAATAAATGGTAAAATGAAACATACCTTGAGAAGCTCGATGTTGACAGGGTTGACACCAGCAAGAGCTTGACGACCAAACTCATTGTCTCGCAGCCACGCAAATCTGTCCCCTGAACAACCAAACCATAATAAAATACATGATATATACGTACTTCAAGAAAATGATGATACAGTTTCAAGAATTAAAACTATTACATTTTATAACGGCAGGAGTGTCATATCTTAGTAGTGTTTCACCAACGTTGAGGATACCATCAATGAAACCGCCAAGGCTTTTGTCTTTATGCTCGGTGTGTCTCAAGACAATATCAGATTTGTATAACCTGTCTATATCCGAGAAGCATGTGAAAGGAATGTCTAGGTTTGACAATGCAGCTGCTATAGCTGGGACGAGATTGTGAAAGAGAGCCTTGAATCTCCCAGCTCTAAACGTGTCTCTCTTGATATCTTCGAAGACTTCGTCTCTTGGAACATAAAACTCATCCTTGTCTTTTCCTCTGCTCTCAAACGGTGTGTCTGAAAGGAGAGGCCGGCCAGACCTACAACGTCTTGGATAGGGCCTCTCTGGGACACCAAGAACAGGCCTAAGTCGTTCTTTTTTACGTGGATCGCCTATATCGTTGTAGATATCGTAATCATAGACCCTCTCATGAGGCTTTCTCTCACCTTCTCCGTTACCACGGACACTGGTCAAGTCCTTCTCTCGTAGTTCTTTGATCCCGGGCGGAGTCTCGGAAGGTAAGCATGTCTAGTGAAGCAACATGATGATGAATAAGTGtaagaacaaaaaagaaataattaaaactgtataaaaatagtaaggcgaagaagaagaagtgttctCACTTGACTTGTGAAGATAATCCTGCCTTCAGGGTTATCGTTTCTAGAGTGGATCCAAGTGTTTCCGGGGAAGAGAATGGTGTCACTGCCGTCATGGACGATTATCTCGGACAAGCAAATCTCCGAGGAAAGGAGATTGGTGACAAGAATGGCACCTGTTGTACCAAAATCAGTGGGGACAGTGAAGTTGGCTGTGAACTCTAGGTATCTAGGATCGTTCCGAGCCTTGGGGAGTCCAAGCACGGGAGTTTCTGAACTCCTTCGACCTGAACCAGTTTCTGTAATATACAATAACAAacattgtgtcaccattcaagTAAGTTTAATACTTGTTGAATAGATAAGAAGCATGTGTTGGTTTATGTGTGACGTTATTGAGATCCCTTTTTAACTCATGGAACCCATAAACACAGAAAGGGAAAGGCATGAA contains these protein-coding regions:
- the LOC108843135 gene encoding lipoxygenase 6, chloroplastic; protein product: MFVASPVKTNFYGAGLVRSPAFPVLPRRQQHLVPLFSQVRAVISREEKSVDQEDGKNTNGSLVRSSPAFPWKRSKYTGTKTVIAVVKIRKKMREKLTERVEHQLELLMKAIGQGMLIQLVSEEIDPETGSGRRSSETPVLGLPKARNDPRYLEFTANFTVPTDFGTTGAILVTNLLSSEICLSEIIVHDGSDTILFPGNTWIHSRNDNPEGRIIFTSQTCLPSETPPGIKELREKDLTSVRGNGEGERKPHERVYDYDIYNDIGDPRKKERLRPVLGVPERPYPRRCRSGRPLLSDTPFESRGKDKDEFYVPRDEVFEDIKRDTFRAGRFKALFHNLVPAIAAALSNLDIPFTCFSDIDRLYKSDIVLRHTEHKDKSLGGFIDGILNVGETLLRYDTPAVIKWDRFAWLRDNEFGRQALAGVNPVNIELLKELPIRSKLDPAIYGSPESALTEELIAHEVLHYGMTLEQAFEEKRLFLLDYHDMLLPFVDKINSIKEDPRKTYASRTIFFYSKAGALRPLAIELSLPPTPENENKFVYAHGHDATTHWIWKLAKAHVCSNDAGVHQLVNHWLRTHACMEPYIIATNRQLSSMHPVYKLLHPHMRYTLEINARARKSLINGAGIIESCFTPGKYAMELSSAAYKSMWRFDMEGLPADLVRRGMAEEDSSAECGVKLVIEDYPYAADGLLIWKAIQNLVESYVKHFYPDPNAITSDFELQAWWDEIKNKGHYDKKDEPWWPKLNTTQDLSEILTNMIWIASGQHAALNFGQYPFGGYVPNRPTLLRRLIPHENDPDYEMFMRNPQYSFLSSLPTQLQATKVMAVQETLSTHSADEEYLIDLKDNQRRWFQDEAVVKYFSKFTEELEEIEKKINERNKDKKLKNRTGAGMPPYELLIPTSPHGVTGRGIPNSISI